Proteins encoded in a region of the Benincasa hispida cultivar B227 chromosome 2, ASM972705v1, whole genome shotgun sequence genome:
- the LOC120071775 gene encoding protein LATERAL ORGAN BOUNDARIES-like produces the protein MASSSSYNSPCAACKFLRRKCMPGCIFAPYFPPEEPQKFANVHKIFGASNVTKLLNELLPHQREDAVNSLAYEAEARVRDPVYGCVGAISFLQRQVQRLQKELDAANADLIRFACNEIPNAGVNQVVQPNLGARPRALDQYHTSSSSTSGYYNQHLPAFPMAYSLPWNENSSGNNINEGGGDANI, from the coding sequence ATGGCATCATCAAGTTCTTACAATTCTCCATGTGCTGCTTGCAAGTTCTTGAGAAGAAAATGCATGCCAGGTTGCATTTTTGCTCCTTATTTCCCACCAGAAGAGCCTCAAAAATTTGCCAATGTGCACAAAATCTTTGGGGCCAGCAATGTAACAAAGCTACTAAATGAGCTTCTACCTCACCAAAGAGAGGATGCAGTTAACTCTCTTGCCTATGAGGCTGAGGCCCGAGTCCGGGACCCGGTCTACGGTTGCGTTGGAGCCATCTCCTTCCTTCAAAGGCAAGTCCAGAGGCTCCAAAAGGAACTCGACGCTGCGAATGCCGACCTAATTCGGTTCGCATGCAACGAGATACCTAATGCAGGAGTCAATCAAGTGGTTCAGCCCAACCTCGGCGCTCGCCCGAGAGCGTTAGATCAGTATCACACAAGTTCTTCATCAACAAGTGGATATTATAATCAACATCTTCCTGCTTTTCCCATGGCGTATTCATTGCCTTGGAATGAAAACTCTTCTGGAAATAACATCAATGAAGGAGGAGGAGATGCCAATATTTGA